GGCGTGACCCGCAGCTCGGGGCGGTACGCCGCGAGGACCTCGTCGAGCTCGGCCACGCTCTCCGGCAGGTCGGTGGCCCCCAGCCGCGACGCGGCGACGTTGGTCTGGCGGACGTAGAGGTCGGCCTCGGCGTCGCTCAGCGGCGAGCCGGAGTAGCGCTGGAAGGCCTGCAGGAACGACCAGATCTCGGCGACGTGGACCCAGCGCAGCAGGTGGGGGTCGTCGGCGGCGTACGGCACGCCCTCGTGCTCGCCGCGGACCCGGCGGTGCACCGAGCGCACCACGGCGATCGACTGCTCGGCGTCCTCGACGGTGCCGAAGGTGGTGACGGCCAGGTAGTGGCTGGTGCGCTGCAGGCGGCCCCAGGGGTCGCCCTTGTAGCCGCTGTGGCCCGCGACCCCGGCCATCGCCAGCGGGTGCAGCGACTGCAGCAGCAGCGCGGCGATCCCGCCGGGGAACATCGAGGCGTCCGCGTTGACCCGCCACACGGGGTCCTCGGCGGTGAACCAGCGCTCGCCCTCCGCGCCCCAGATCCGCTGCGCCCGCTCGGGGGCGTCGTCACCGGCCACCTTCGACCGGAGCGCGAGGCCCAGGCGGCGTTGCGCGGCCCGCGAGGCGGCGCGGGGCAGGTCGAGCGGTGAGGTCACGTCCCGAACGTACCCAGAGGAGCCAGGGACGACGCGGGGCCGGAAGGGGCGGGCCGGCCGTCGGAGCCGCCGGCTGCTAGCGGCGGCCCGTGCGGAACATGCCGCGCACGATCTCGCGGGCGGCGGTGCGCACGACCTGCTTGAAGGCGGTGGAGCCCATGACCTCCTCGACGACCGTCTTGTCCTGGCGCGACGACCGCGTCGAGCGGGGGCGGGACCGGGTGGCGCGCTCGGCCTCGCGTCGCAGCCGGTCCTCCGCGGTGTCCTGCTCCCGGCGGGCCTTCGCGTCCTCGGCGGCCTCCTGCTCGGCCCGGGCCTTGGCGGCGCCCTGCTCGAGCTTGCCGGCGAGGATCTCGCGGGCCGACTCGCGGTCGACGGCGGCGGCGTACTTCGCGTGCAGCGTAGAGCCCGTCACGGCCTGCTCCATGGCGGCCGTGTCGGCCGGGCCCATGAGCGACTGCGGGGCGCGCAACCGGGTCCAGGCCACCGGGGTCGGGGCCCCGCGCTCGCTCATCACCGTCACGACGGCCTCGCCGATGCCGAGCGAGAGGATCACGCGGCCGAGGTCGTCGTACGCCGAGTGGGGGTAGGTCGCGACCGTCTGCTTGAGCGCCTTGGCGTCGTTGGGCGTCGCGGCCCGCAGCTGGTGCTGCACCCGCGAGCCGAGCTGGGCCAGCACGGCGTCGGGCACGTCGGTCGGCGACTGGGTCACGAAGAAGACGCCGACGCCCTTGGAGCGGATCAGCCGGACGGTCTGGGCGACGGAGTCGAGGAACGCCTTGGAGGCGTCGTTGAACAGCAGGTGGGCCTCGTCGAAGAAGAACACCAGCTTGGGCTTGTCGACGTCGCCGACCTCGGGCAGGTCGTGGAACAGGTCGGCCAGCAGCCACATCAAGAAGGTGGAGAACAGCGCCGGGCGGTCCTGGAGGCGCGGCAGCTCGACCAGCGAGATCACCCCGACGCCCTCGGCCGTGGTGCGCAGCAGGTCGGCGGTCTCGAACTCCGGCTCGCCGAAGAACGCGTCGGCGCCCTGGTCGGAGAAGGCGATCAGCTCGCGCAGGATCACCCCGGCCGTGGCCGCGGACAGGCCGCCGAGGTCCTTGAGGTCGGCCTTGCCCTCGTCGGAGGTGAGGAACTTGACGACCTCGCGCAGGTCGGCGAGGTCGAGCAGCGGCAGGCCGGCCCGGTCGGCGTAGTGGAAGACCAGGCCCAGCGAGGACTCCTGCGTGTCGTTGAGGCCGAGGACCTTGCTGAGCAGCGTCGGCCCGAAGGCCGTCATGGTGACCCGCAGCGGGATGCCGGTGCCCTCGCCGCCCAGGGCGTAGAACTCGACCGGGTGGCCGGTGGCCACCCACTGCTGACCGACCGAGGCGGCCCGGTCGACGATCTTGGGGCTGGTCGCCCCGGGGGCCGAGAGGCCGGACAGGTCGCCCTTGATGTCGGCGGCGAAGACCGGCACCCCCTGCGCCGAGAGCTGCTCCGCGAGCAGCTGCAGGGTCTTGGTCTTGCCGGTGCCGGTCGCCCCGGCGACCAGGCCGTGGCGGTTGACCATGGCGAGCGGGATCCGGATGCGGACGTCGCTGAGGCGGGTCTCGTCGAGCATCAGCCCGCCGAGCTCGAGCGCGGCGCCCTCGAAGGCGTAGCCCGGACGCACCGCCTCGACGATCGGGTCGGCGGCGTCTGCGGCGGCGGGGCTGCTGGGCTCGCTCATGCCGGTCACAGTAGACGGGCGGCAGGACGGCGTCTCCCTATGATGACCGCGTGATCTTCAAGCGCGTCGGCGACGGCCGGCCCTATCCCGACCACGGGCTGGCCGCCCGTGACTGGGCCGCCCTGCCCCCGCGGCCGGTGCGTCTCGACGAGCTCGTCACCACCAAGGACACCCTCCAGCTGGCCGCGCTGCTGGACGAGGACTCCACCTTCTTCGGCGACCTGTTCGCCCACGTCGTCGAGTGGGGCGACGACCTCTACCTCGAGGACGGCCTGCACCGCGCGCTGCGCGCCGCGCTGCACCAGCGCCACGTGCTGCACGCCCGGGTCCACGTCGTGCCGGACGCCTCGTGAACCGCCGCCACGTCACGACCGGGGTGACCCTGGCCGTGCTCGTCGTCGTGCTCGGCGCCATGGCCGTGCTCGGCTTCCGGGCGGCGACCGCGCCGTTCCCGGGCACGGGCAGCGCCTCGGGCGACGACTGCACCGCGGCCGAGAAGCAGACCCGGACGACGGTCTCCCGCGGCCAGGTGCAGGTCAGCGTCTTCAACGGCGGCACCCGCTCGGGCCTCGCGGGCGAGACCCTGCAGAAGCTGGAGGACGCCGGCTTCCGGGGCGGCAACGCGGGCAACGCCCCGGAGGGCGAGACCATCCGCCGGGCCGTCGTGTGGACCACCGAGCCCGACGACACCTCCGCGAGGCTGGTCGCGCGCGCGATGGGCAAGGGCGTGCCGGTGCGGATCGTCTCGCAGGACCTCGGCCCCGGGGTCGACGTCATCGTCGGCGACCGGTTCCGGGCCGTGGACCCGTCGGCACCCCAGAAGATGGAGCTGCCCGCGCCCGTCTCCACCTGCGTCGACGTCGGCTGACGCCTCGGGACGGGCTCAGTGCGGCGGGGTGCGCCCCAGCCACTGGGCGAGCCGGCCGCCGACCGAGACCGCGCGCAGCCGCTGCTCGGTCGCCTCGCGGTCGGCACGGGGGGTGACGACCAGGACGTCGTCGCCGCGGCGCAGGACCGTGCGCCGCTCCGGCACGAGCGTGGCCCCGTCGCGCACGATCAGCGCCACCGAGGCACCCGAGGGCAGGCGGAGCTCTCCCACCTCCACGCCGTGCATCAGCGACTTCGGCGAGATGGTCACCTGGAGCAGGTCGGCCGCGATCCGCTCCAGCGGGGCCGCCTCGACCTCCAGGTCGCGCGGCTCGTTGCGGCGCGCCACCCCCAGCACCCGGGCCACCCACGGCAGCGTCGGACCGGTCACCAGGGTGTCGAGGACGACCATCACGAAGACGATGTCGAACAGCTGCTGGGCACCGTCGACGGCGTCGGCCAGCGGGATGGTGGTGAGCACGATCGGCACCGCGCCGCGCAGGCCCGCCCACGACAGGAACGCCCCCTCCCGCCAGGTCACCGGCTGCACGACGGTCGCGACGGCCACCGACAGCGGCCGGGCGACGAAGGTCAGCGCGAGCACGGCCAGCACCGCGATCACGACCGTCTCCACCGAGATCCGGCCCGGGGCCGCGAGCAGGCCGAGCATCACGAACAGCCCGATCTGCGCCAGCCACGCCACGCCCTCAGAGAACGACCGCGTGGCCGCGCGGTGGGGCAGCTCGGCGTTGCCGAGGATCAGCGCGGCGACGTACACCGCGGCGAAGCCGGAGCCGTGCAGGGTGGCCGTGCCGGCGTACGCCAGGACGGTGAAGGAGAGCACCGCCAGCGGGTAGAGGCCCGAGGCGGGCAGGGCCGAGCGGCGCAGCAGCCACGCGCCCCCGGCGCCCACCACGACGCCGCCGAGGACGCCCAGGACCAGCTCGAACGCGATCTCGCCCACGAACCCGAGCGCACCGTGGCTGCCGCCCGCGCTGACGATGGTCACCAGCACCACGGTGGGGGCGTCGTTGAGGCCCGACTCGGCCTCGAGCGACCCGGTGAGGCGGCGGGGCAGCGGCACCCGCCGCAGCACCGAGAACACCGCCGCTGCGTCGGTCGGCGAGGTGACGGCCCCGAGCAGCACGGCCAGCTGCCAGCTCAGGCCCAGGACGTAGTGCCCCACCAGCGCCATCGCGAGCACGCTCACGGCGACCCCCAGGGTCGCCAGCGACACCCCGATCCGCATCACCGGCCGGATCTCCGGCCACGGGGTCGTGAGCCCGCCCTCGGCCAGGATCAGCACCAGGGCGGCGAAGCCGAGGGCGTGGGCCAGCTCCGCGTCGTCGAAGCGGACGCCGAGCCCGGCCTCGCCCAGGGCGACGCCCATGAACAGGTAGATCAGCAGGCTCGGCAGACCGGCCCGCACGCTCACTCGGACCGCGAGGATGGCCAGGAGCAGCACGCCCGCACCGACCAGCAGCAAGCGGTCCAGCTCGTGCACGTCGAGTGTCACGGGGGCACCTCGGCGGTCGTGGGGGCGGTGTCCCAGTCTAGGGCGCCACGACCTCCCCACGTCTCACTCGGTGGTCGCACCCGCGCGGCCCACCGTCTCCGGTGCCCGCGTCGGGGAGGATGCCGGGATCCCCCGGCACTGCCCGGGTCCCGGGGGCCGGGGGTGAGGCATGGCGGCAGGAACCGCTCCCCGCGCCGCGCTCGCGGCCACCCGTCGCGGGCTGCTCCTGCCGCTGTGCCTGGTGGGCGGGCTGATGTCGGTCGGCACGCTCGCGACCGCCCTCTCCGCGGGCCCGCTCCCCGGGAGCGGCGCGCACGTGCTCGCGCTCGGCACCGGCCTGGTCGGCGTGCTCACCTGGCTCGCGCTGGCCCGGCCCCGCGAGCAGACCTCGCCCGCGGTCGCGGTGGCGCTGGTGGTGACGACGCTGGCCTTCCAGGTCACCACCGTGGCCAGCGAGGGACCGCTGCTGTTCTTCACCCAGATCGGCCTCGCGCTCGCGCTGCTGGCCGACGTCGTGGCCCTGGGCGCCGCACTGCTGGTGCCGCTGGTGGTGGTCTGCCTGGGCGCCGGGGTGCTGCTGGAGACGCCCGACGACGTGGTCGACTCCTACGTCCTGCTCGCCCTCAACGTCGCCATGCTGGCCACGGCCCAGGCGCTGGTCAGCACGCTCCTCGCCACCGCCCGGCGCACCGACACCACCACCCGCGAGCTGACGGCCGTCGAGGTCGAGCGGCAGCGGCGCGAGCTGGCCCGCACCTTCGAGGGCCGGGTGCGGCGGGTGCTCCACGACGACGTGCTGGCCGCCCTGCGCTCGGTGATCGACACCCCGGTGCCGCCGGGACCGGCGGGCGAGCAGCAGGCCGACGGCGTACGACGCGAGTGCGCGCGGGCGCTGGACGCGCTCGACGAGGCGGCCGGCGCCGGACCCGCGACCGGTGCCGCTCCGGACGCCGGTGGCCCCACCCCGCTCGAGGGGGTGCTCGACCGGCTGGTGCGCGCCAGCCCGGTCGACGTGGATCTCGACCTCGACCCGGCCGTGGCCGCGGTGCGGGTGCCGGCCGAGGTCCTGGAGGCGCTGGAGGGGGCGGCGGGCGAGGCGATGCGCAACGTCGACCGCCACGCCGGGGTCGACCGGGCCCGGCTGCGGGTCTCCCCCGTCGCCACGGGCCTGCGGGTCGTCGTCGAGGACGCGGGCACCGGGGTCCCGGCCGGACCCGACGAGGCTCCCGGCTTCGGGCTCACGGAGTCCATCGGCTCCCGGCTCGTCGAGGTCGGCGGCGCGGCGGAGGTCGGGCCCCGGCCCGGCGGCGGCACCCGGGTCGAGCTGCGCTGGCCGGCCCCGGCGGCGCCGTCGTCGCGCGCGGCCCGCCGCTCGGCGACGCTGCGCGCGACCTACGAGGGCGCGGTCACGCACACCGGGATGCTGCAGGTGCTGGGGCGCATCGCCTACCCGCTGCTGGCCGGCCACCTGGTCGTGGCCCTGACCTACAGCCACGACGCACCGCACCCGGTCCTGCTCCACCTCGCGGCGGCGGCGTACGCCGTGTGGACCTGGGCGTGCGTGCGCCGCCTGCGCGAGCGCCCACCGACCCTGCGGATGGGCGTGGCGTACGCCGTGGCGGCGCCGCTGTCCGTGCTCGTGGTGCTGCCGCTGACCGGGCCGGGGACCACCGAGGGCTTCGCGTCCTGGCCGATCAGCATCGCCACGGTGCCGATGGTGCTGCTGGTGTTCACGCTGCCGCGCCGCTACGTCGCGCTCTACACCCTGCCGAGCCTGCTGGTCGTGGTGGCGCTGGTGGCCCGCGACCCGGAGGCGAGCCTGGTCGGGTCGCTGGGCGCGCTCAACGCGACCACCACGCCGGTGGTGATCTCGTCGCTGTTCGGCGGCGCCATCCGGGCCAGCGGCCGACGGCTGGGCCGCGAGCGCCGGGAGCTGGCCCGCACCCAGGCCCGGGAGCGCAGCGCCGAGCTGCTCGAGGCGGCCCGCCGGCGCCACCTCGAGCACGCTCGCAGCGACGTGGCGCCGTTCATGCGCGACGTGGCCACCGGTGTGCTGCCGCTGACCGAGGAGGTCCGCGACCGGGCCCGGGCGCTCGCGCTGGAGACCCGCGACCACCTCTACGCGCCCGGCTTCTTCGACGAGGAGGGACGCCGCCGGGCCCGGGGCTTCCGCGACCGCGGCGGCCGCCTCGACCTGCGCGCGGGCGTCAGCGACGAGCTGCTCCCGACCGCGCCCCGCGCGCTGCTGGGCGAGCTCCTGGCCTCGCTGCCCGGCCACCACCGGGTGACGCTCTCGCCGCCCACGCCGATCTCCGCGGGCCGCCTCAGCGTGGTGCCGTCGGTGCCGGCCGACGACCTGTCGCGCTGGCGACGGGCCTTCCCCGCGCTCTCCTGGCAGCACGACGACTTCGTGACCACGGCGCTGTTCGAGGTGACCAGGCCCGACGCCGACCGGGGCCCCCGATCGGGGGGTGCTGCCCCGCCCCCCGCGACCGCTACCCAGGTGCCATGAGGGATCCACGCGCCATCGACCGCACCAGCGTCGCCGTGGTGGACAACCACGACGCGCTCTTCCCCGGCATCGAGGGACTGGTCAGCCGTCCCGGGTCGGGCCTGGTCCACGTCGGCTCCTTCACCAGCGTGCCGCCCGTGCTGGCGCTGGACTCCGCCCCCGACGTCGTCGTGCTCGACCTGCTGCTCGGGCGCCAGGACGAGAAGTCCACCTCCTGGATCCCGCAGCTGACCGCCCGCGGGTCGGTCGTGGTGGTGCACACCTCGGAGGAGCGCCCGGTGGAGCTGCGCCGCGCCGTGCGCGCCGGCGCCGCCGGCCTGGCCCTGAAGAACGACGGTGCCGCCTCGCTGCTCGAGGTCGTCCGGGAGTGCGCGGCCGGCGGCTTCGGCTGCACCAGCACGCTGGCGCGTGCCCTGATCACCGACGAGACCCTGGTCGCCCAGCTCTCGCCGCGCGAGGTGGAGACGCTCTCGGGCATCGACGACGGCCTCACCCGCCAGCAGATCGCCCGCCGGCTCGGCATCGAGGAGGGGACGGTGCGCTCCTACGTCAAGGAGGTCCGCCGCAAGTACGTCGAGCTCGGCCGCGAGGTCACCAACGCCAGCAGCCTGGTCCGCGAGGCGACCCGCGACGGCTACCTCGACTGAGCGCTGCTCCCGTTCGGGAGGGGCGACGCCGGTCGCGAGCCGCGCCTAGCCTGGCCGGGCAGGGGGCTCGGGCCCGCCTCGGCACGACGGTGCGGGATCACTGCCTCGTCGGGGCGGGCCCTTCCACGCCCCTCGCGGGGCAGGCGGCCGAGCCGGCAGGACGCGACCTGGGGGCGGCTCAGCCGCCGAGCGCCTCCGCGCAGGCGACGAGCACGGCACCCTGCACGCTCCCGGCCTGCTCGCGCAGCCGCGCCAGCTCGGCCGCGGGCGGTGGCGGGGCGAGCGCCGCGGCGTACGCCGTGAGGGTGGCCGCCGCCTCGCGGTAGGCGCGGACGAGCCCCGGGCTCTGCGCCTGCTCGGCGAACCAGCCGCTCTGCTCCCGGGCGGCCCGGACGGCACCGCGCAGCGCCGCGCGGTCGGCGGGGTCGGCGTCGAGGGCCTGGCGCAGCGTCGCGCGCCACTCGCCGAGGGCCGCCCGGCCGCACGCGGTGGCGTCGCCGCTCGCGACCGAGGCGCTGGGGGTCGTGGCCGCCGGCTGCTCCTCCGGGTCGGAGCCGCACCCCGCGAGGGCCAGCGCCAGCGCCCCCACGAGCACGCCGGACCGGATCGCACGGGCGGTGGACGGGACGGGGCGCACGGCGGTCCTTCCGGGACGGGGGGCGGGCCGGCGCCAGTCTGCCGGACCGCTCCCAGCCGCCCCGCGGACCGGAAACCGGTTGGTGGCCGGGCGTGGAGTCGGCTGGAATGGCCCCATGTCGCCCGCACCCCACCTGTCCACCCCGGAGCTGACCTACGTCGAGGACGACACCTTCGACCCCTGGCTGCGCGCCGTCGCGCGCGGCTTCCAGGAGGAGTTCCACGCCGACGAGACCGGCCTCGACCGGGCGGTGTTCGCCAACGACCGCAGCTTCGGGTTCGCCGTCGACGGCCGCTGGGTGGCGACCTGCGGGGCGCTGAGCCGGGCGCTGGTCGTGCCCGGCGGGGCGAGCGTGCCGACGGCGGCCGTGACCGTGGTGACCGTGCACGCGCCGTACCGCCGCCGCGGGCTGCTCACCGCGATGATGCGCCACCAGCTCGAGGACGTCGCCCGCCGCGGGGAGCCGCTGGCGACGCTGTGGGCCTCGGAGTCGCTGATCTACGGCCGCTTCGGCTACGGCCCCGCGGTGACCCGCGCGGTGCTGTCGGGCCAGACCCGCAAGCTCGACTTCCTGCCCGACGTCCGCACCGCCGGCTCGGTCGACGAGGTCACCCGCGAGGAGTTCCTCGCCCTGGCCGCGCCGCTGCACGAGCGGCTGCGGTCCTCGCGACCCGGCACCATGGCCCGCACCGGCGAGCGTGGCTGGGACTTCGCGACGTACGACGCGGAGCACGTGCGCGGCGGGGCCAGCGAGCTGCGCCACGTCGTCCACTACGACGAGGCGGGCCAGGCCGACGGCTTCGCGACGTACCGCTACAAGGAGGAGGACGACGGCGCCGAGACCGCCAGCGAGGTCCGCATCGGCGAGCTGTGGGCCGAGGAGCCGACGGCGCACGCGGGGCTGTGGCGCTACCTGCTCGACCTCGACCTGGTGCGCCGCTTCCGGCTGCGCAGCGGTCCCGTCGACGAGCCGCTGCGCCTGCTCGTCCGCGACGCCCGAGCGGTCGGCACCCAGGTCCTCGACGGCCTCTACGTGCGGGTGGTGGACGTCGCGGCGGCGCTGCGCGCACGCACGTACGCCGCCCCGCTCGACGTCGTCCTGGGGGTCGACGACCCCCTCCTCCCCGCCAACTCCGGCCGCTGGCGGCTGACGGCCGCGGGCCAGGGCGCCGCCGCAACGGTCGAGCGCGTGGACACCGAACCCGACGTCTCCCTGGGCGTCCTCGAGCTCGGCACCGTCTACCTCGGCGGCACCCGGCTTTCCGAGCTGCACCGCGTCGCCCGCGTCACCGAGCACACCCCCGGCGCCGTCGCCGCCGCCTCCGTCGCCTTCGCCACCGACCGGGCGCCCTGGTGCCCGGACTTCTTCTGAGGGGGGTCGGGGCCGCCGGAGGGGGGCCGTCGGCGGGCGCTCCTACGATGGAGCCGATGACCCTCCTCCCCCGCCTCCAGGTCGCCACCCGAGCCGACGTGCCGCCGTTCCACGTGATGGACCTGCTCGCGGCCGCCCAGCGCCGTCAGCTGTCGCACGGCGACCTGGTCAACTGCGTCGCCGGGCAGCCCTCGACGGGGGCGCCGCGGGCCGTGCGCGAGGAGGCCAAGCGGCTGCTCGACCAGGACGTGCTCGGCTACACCGTCTCGACCGGCATCCCCAACCTGCGCCAGGCCGTCGCCGACCACCACCGGCGCACGAGCGGCATCGAGGTCGACCTCGACGACGTCATCCTCACGACCGGCTCCTCCGGCGGCTTCCTGCTGGCCTTCCTGGCCTCCTTCGAGCCCGGCGACCGCGTCGTGATGGCCCGGCCCGGCTACGCCTGCTACCGCAACGTCCTGGCCGCGCTCGGCTGCGAGGTGGTCGAGGTCGACTGCGGCCTCGAGACCCGCTTCCAGCCGACGGTCGAGCTGCTCGACGCGGTCGAGGGGCCGATCGCGGGGCTCGTGATCGCCTCGCCGGCCAACCCGACCGGCACGATGGTGGCGCCCGACGAGCTGGCCGGGATCGCCGCGTGGTGCGAGGCCCGCGGCGTACGCCTGGTGAGCGACGAGATCTACCACGGCATCACCTACGGCGACCCGGCCGATCCGGCCACCGTCGCGACCAGCTCCGCGTGGGAGACCTCGCGCACGGGCGTGGTCTTCGGGTCGTTCAGCAAGTACTTCTCGATGACCGGCTGGCGCCTGGGCTGGATGCTGGTGCCCGAGGACCTGCGCCGGCCCGTCGAGGTGCTGACCGGCAACTTCACGATCTGCCCGCCGGCGCTGAGCCAGCACGCCGCGCTGGCCGCCTTCACCCCCGAGTCGTACGCCGAGCTCGACGGCCACGTCGCGCGCTACGCCGCCAACCGCCGGCTGCTCCTCGACCGGCTGCCGGCCCTCGGCATCGACCGGCTGGCGCCCGCGGACGGCGCGTTCTACGTGTACGCCGACATCGGCCACCTCCTCGAGCGCGACGGCGACTCCTACGCCTGGTGCCTGCGGCTGCTCGCCGAGACCGGTGTGGCCACCGCCCCGGGCCGCGACTTCGACACCCGGCGCGGCGACGAGTTCGTCCGGCTCTCCTTCGCGGGCGGCACCGCCGAGATCGCCGAGGGCCTCGACCGGCTCGCGGCCTGGCTGCCGACCTCGGCCTGAGCCCGCGTGCTCAGCCCGGGCTGAGCAGCGCGACGCTGTCCGGGGCGGCCGGGCGTTCCTAGCGTGGATCCACCGGGCCGGACCGCGGCCCGCCACCTCCTGGAGACCACCATGCCCGCGATCGCCGCTCGTCACCTCTCCCGCGCCCTGGCCGCCACCGTCGCTGCCGCCGCCTGCACCACGCTGCTCACCGCCCCCGCGCTGGCCCAGACCCGCACGCTGCACGACGCGACCGGCGACGTGGTCTCGGGCCCCGAGGAGGTCGACCTCCCGACCACGCCGGAGCCGGACCGCACGGCCGGCGACGTGACCAGCATCCGTGTCGAGCACCGGCGCCACGTCGTACGCCTGGTGATGCGCGAGGCCGAGGTGCCGGAGGTGACCGGTGACGCGATGGCGGTGCACGTCCTGAGCCTGCGCACCGACGAGGGCAAGCGCGCCGAGCTCGACCTCGTCACCTCGGCCGATCGCCCGCAGGGGCAGCGGGTGTGGAGCTTCGGCGAGCGCACCAGCTGCCGCGGGCTGCGGACCACCGTGTCGTACGCCGACGACGAGGTCCGCGTGACCATCCCCCGTCGCTGCCTCTCGGCGCCGCGCTGGGTGAAGGTCGGCGGTGGCGCCGGCGTGCTGGACGGCGACCGCCTGTTCGCCGACGACGCGCAGCTCGACGGCGAGGTCCGCCAGGACGTCGTGCTGGGCCCGAAGGTGCGCCGGGGCTGAGGGCTGCGGTGGGGGTGCGGCGGTGGAGGTGGCGCCCGGGGAGGTCGGTAGTCCGCGAGGTGGCGCCCGGGGGAGGTCGGTAGTCCGCGACGTTCGGCAGGGACGAACCGGACAGTGGGATGCCGAACGTCGCGGACTACCCGGCCTCGGGCAGTTTCCCCGGCCGACCGGGTAAACTGCCCCGCCCGGACAAGTCCGACTTGCTGGGCCAGAACCGGCTAGACCACCTCACAATTCGCCGTACGCCGACCCCGGGGGCGTCCTAGCGTCGCGTCGTCCCACCCGTCCTGTGCTCTCGGGAGCTGCTGTGCCCCTGTCGCGTCGCCGTGCCGCGCGTCCTGTCCTGCTCGTCCTCGCGCCGCTGCTGGCCGCGGCGACCCTGCTCGGCCCGACCGCTGCCGAGGCGGCCAGCCACACCGGGGCCGACGCCGCCTCGGACGTGGTGGTGAGCACGGGCGCCAAGCCGGGCAAGGTCGACGCCGACCACCGCAACGGTGACGTGCTCTCGGCCACGGTGGTCCACGGCCCCAAGGCGGTCACGCTCTCCCTCGGCTTCGCCAAGCTGGTGCGGACGGGGGCGTGGCAGCGCCACTTCTTCCGCCTGGTGACCGACGAGGGCGTGCGCCGCGAGCTCGTCGTCGACGCCGCACCGGGCCGCTGGTCCGGCCGGGCGACCCTGACCGGGCTCGACCAGCACCTCGAGGCGTGCGACGTCCGACCCACCATCACCTATGCCGCCGACAGCACCGCGCGGGTCCGCGTCGTGCTCCCGCGGGTCTGTCTGAGCGGCCCGTCGTGGGTCCGCGTCTCGGCCGGGACGGTCACCGCGTCGGGCAGCTCGGTGCACGCCGACGACGCCCGCACCCAGGGCAAGCTGTACGACGCCCCGGTGTTCGGACCGAAGGTCGCCCGCGGCTGATCGGGACGTCCCCGGCCCCGGGCCCCGTGGACTCCGACGACGATGTGTGACTACGGTCACACATCCGCCCCGACTCGGAGGAGCCCACCATGACCCAGCACGACACCAGCCCGACCGACCTGGAGGACCACCTCCGCCGCAGCTCGCAGGCGCTGACCCGACGCAGCCTGCTGCTCGGCACCGGCGCCGCCGGGCTCGCGATCGGCCTGGCCGGCCGCTCCGACGCGCTCTACACCTCGATGCCCGAGGCCGGCCGGCGCGGGCCGCGCCGCGGCTACGGACCGCTGGTGCGCGACCCCCGCGGCATCCTCGACCTGCCGCGCGGGTTCTCCTACCGGATCCTCTCGCGCGAGGGGCAGCCGATGCGCTCCGGCGGCGGCCTGGTCCCCAGCAACCACGACGGCATGGGCAGCTTCAAGACGGCCCGTGGCGGCTTTCGGCTGGTGCGCAACCACGAGGTCTACCCCGACGCCGAGCACTTCGTGCCGACCGAGGGGCTCGCCACGACGTACGACCCCGGCGCCGGCGGTGGCACCACCAACCTGCTGCTCAGCTCGAGCCTGAAGGT
This genomic interval from Nocardioides scoriae contains the following:
- a CDS encoding type II toxin-antitoxin system VapB family antitoxin, which produces MIFKRVGDGRPYPDHGLAARDWAALPPRPVRLDELVTTKDTLQLAALLDEDSTFFGDLFAHVVEWGDDLYLEDGLHRALRAALHQRHVLHARVHVVPDAS
- a CDS encoding sensor histidine kinase, giving the protein MAAGTAPRAALAATRRGLLLPLCLVGGLMSVGTLATALSAGPLPGSGAHVLALGTGLVGVLTWLALARPREQTSPAVAVALVVTTLAFQVTTVASEGPLLFFTQIGLALALLADVVALGAALLVPLVVVCLGAGVLLETPDDVVDSYVLLALNVAMLATAQALVSTLLATARRTDTTTRELTAVEVERQRRELARTFEGRVRRVLHDDVLAALRSVIDTPVPPGPAGEQQADGVRRECARALDALDEAAGAGPATGAAPDAGGPTPLEGVLDRLVRASPVDVDLDLDPAVAAVRVPAEVLEALEGAAGEAMRNVDRHAGVDRARLRVSPVATGLRVVVEDAGTGVPAGPDEAPGFGLTESIGSRLVEVGGAAEVGPRPGGGTRVELRWPAPAAPSSRAARRSATLRATYEGAVTHTGMLQVLGRIAYPLLAGHLVVALTYSHDAPHPVLLHLAAAAYAVWTWACVRRLRERPPTLRMGVAYAVAAPLSVLVVLPLTGPGTTEGFASWPISIATVPMVLLVFTLPRRYVALYTLPSLLVVVALVARDPEASLVGSLGALNATTTPVVISSLFGGAIRASGRRLGRERRELARTQARERSAELLEAARRRHLEHARSDVAPFMRDVATGVLPLTEEVRDRARALALETRDHLYAPGFFDEEGRRRARGFRDRGGRLDLRAGVSDELLPTAPRALLGELLASLPGHHRVTLSPPTPISAGRLSVVPSVPADDLSRWRRAFPALSWQHDDFVTTALFEVTRPDADRGPRSGGAAPPPATATQVP
- a CDS encoding LytR C-terminal domain-containing protein, translated to MNRRHVTTGVTLAVLVVVLGAMAVLGFRAATAPFPGTGSASGDDCTAAEKQTRTTVSRGQVQVSVFNGGTRSGLAGETLQKLEDAGFRGGNAGNAPEGETIRRAVVWTTEPDDTSARLVARAMGKGVPVRIVSQDLGPGVDVIVGDRFRAVDPSAPQKMELPAPVSTCVDVG
- a CDS encoding helicase HerA-like domain-containing protein, which encodes MSEPSSPAAADAADPIVEAVRPGYAFEGAALELGGLMLDETRLSDVRIRIPLAMVNRHGLVAGATGTGKTKTLQLLAEQLSAQGVPVFAADIKGDLSGLSAPGATSPKIVDRAASVGQQWVATGHPVEFYALGGEGTGIPLRVTMTAFGPTLLSKVLGLNDTQESSLGLVFHYADRAGLPLLDLADLREVVKFLTSDEGKADLKDLGGLSAATAGVILRELIAFSDQGADAFFGEPEFETADLLRTTAEGVGVISLVELPRLQDRPALFSTFLMWLLADLFHDLPEVGDVDKPKLVFFFDEAHLLFNDASKAFLDSVAQTVRLIRSKGVGVFFVTQSPTDVPDAVLAQLGSRVQHQLRAATPNDAKALKQTVATYPHSAYDDLGRVILSLGIGEAVVTVMSERGAPTPVAWTRLRAPQSLMGPADTAAMEQAVTGSTLHAKYAAAVDRESAREILAGKLEQGAAKARAEQEAAEDAKARREQDTAEDRLRREAERATRSRPRSTRSSRQDKTVVEEVMGSTAFKQVVRTAAREIVRGMFRTGRR
- a CDS encoding potassium/proton antiporter; the encoded protein is MTLDVHELDRLLLVGAGVLLLAILAVRVSVRAGLPSLLIYLFMGVALGEAGLGVRFDDAELAHALGFAALVLILAEGGLTTPWPEIRPVMRIGVSLATLGVAVSVLAMALVGHYVLGLSWQLAVLLGAVTSPTDAAAVFSVLRRVPLPRRLTGSLEAESGLNDAPTVVLVTIVSAGGSHGALGFVGEIAFELVLGVLGGVVVGAGGAWLLRRSALPASGLYPLAVLSFTVLAYAGTATLHGSGFAAVYVAALILGNAELPHRAATRSFSEGVAWLAQIGLFVMLGLLAAPGRISVETVVIAVLAVLALTFVARPLSVAVATVVQPVTWREGAFLSWAGLRGAVPIVLTTIPLADAVDGAQQLFDIVFVMVVLDTLVTGPTLPWVARVLGVARRNEPRDLEVEAAPLERIAADLLQVTISPKSLMHGVEVGELRLPSGASVALIVRDGATLVPERRTVLRRGDDVLVVTPRADREATEQRLRAVSVGGRLAQWLGRTPPH
- a CDS encoding oxygenase MpaB family protein produces the protein MTSPLDLPRAASRAAQRRLGLALRSKVAGDDAPERAQRIWGAEGERWFTAEDPVWRVNADASMFPGGIAALLLQSLHPLAMAGVAGHSGYKGDPWGRLQRTSHYLAVTTFGTVEDAEQSIAVVRSVHRRVRGEHEGVPYAADDPHLLRWVHVAEIWSFLQAFQRYSGSPLSDAEADLYVRQTNVAASRLGATDLPESVAELDEVLAAYRPELRVTPAAREATRFMLLNPPVPVVARPGYALIAAGGVALLPRWARRELTLPVFGPGVTVAAGAGALSTALVRWGMAGLADRRPGDGPIED